The Streptomyces achromogenes genome window below encodes:
- a CDS encoding thiolase family protein: MTREAVIAAAVRTAVGKRNGGLAGIHPADLSGAVLNALVERAGVDPETVDDVIWGCVSQIGDQSSNIGRYAVLAAGWPESIPGTTVNRACGSSQQALEFAVQAVLSGQQDVVVVGGVEVMSRVPLGSARASGMPYGPQVLGRYQDFSFNQGISAEKIAQKWGFTRARLDAYAALSHERAAAAQDSGVFEEQIVPVVGVTADEGVRRGTSVETLAKLRPSFLEDDGVIHAGNSSQISDGAAALLVTTPDRARELGLTPLVRHRAAAVVGSDPVLMLTGPIPATEKVLGKAGVALSEVGVFEVNEAFAPVPLAWLAETGADPELVNPLGGAIALGHPLGASGAVLMTRMVHHMRERGIRYGLQTMCEGGGTANATLVELVG; encoded by the coding sequence GTGACACGAGAAGCGGTGATCGCGGCAGCGGTCCGCACCGCGGTGGGAAAGCGCAACGGCGGGCTGGCCGGCATACACCCGGCCGACCTGTCCGGTGCGGTGCTGAACGCGCTCGTCGAGCGGGCCGGGGTCGACCCGGAGACCGTCGACGACGTGATCTGGGGGTGCGTCTCCCAGATCGGCGACCAGTCGAGCAACATCGGCCGCTACGCGGTGCTGGCCGCGGGCTGGCCCGAGAGCATCCCCGGGACGACGGTCAACCGGGCCTGCGGATCGAGCCAGCAGGCGCTGGAGTTCGCCGTACAGGCGGTGCTGTCCGGGCAGCAGGACGTGGTCGTGGTGGGCGGGGTGGAGGTCATGAGCCGGGTCCCGCTGGGCTCGGCCAGGGCTAGCGGAATGCCGTACGGCCCTCAAGTCCTCGGCCGGTACCAGGACTTCTCCTTCAACCAGGGCATCTCGGCGGAGAAGATCGCACAGAAGTGGGGCTTCACCCGGGCCCGGCTCGACGCGTACGCGGCTCTGTCGCACGAGCGGGCCGCCGCCGCGCAGGACAGCGGGGTCTTCGAGGAGCAGATCGTGCCGGTGGTGGGGGTGACCGCCGACGAGGGCGTTCGCCGGGGCACCAGTGTGGAGACGCTCGCGAAGCTCAGGCCGTCCTTCCTGGAGGACGACGGCGTGATCCACGCCGGCAACTCCTCCCAGATCTCCGACGGCGCGGCGGCGCTGTTGGTCACCACCCCGGACAGAGCACGGGAGTTGGGACTGACGCCGCTCGTGCGCCACCGGGCGGCCGCGGTGGTCGGCTCGGACCCGGTGCTGATGCTGACCGGGCCGATCCCGGCCACCGAGAAGGTGCTGGGGAAGGCCGGGGTGGCGCTGTCGGAGGTCGGCGTCTTCGAGGTGAACGAGGCCTTCGCGCCCGTCCCGCTCGCCTGGCTGGCCGAGACGGGTGCCGACCCGGAGCTGGTCAACCCGCTCGGCGGCGCCATCGCGCTCGGCCATCCGCTCGGTGCCTCGGGAGCCGTCCTGATGACCCGCATGGTCCACCACATGCGTGAACGCGGCATCCGCTACGGCCTCCAGACCATGTGCGAGGGCGGCGGGACCGCGAACGCCACACTCGTCGAACTCGTCGGCTGA